Within Planococcus citri chromosome 2, ihPlaCitr1.1, whole genome shotgun sequence, the genomic segment aatcaaactaaTACGTACTTACCTGGAAAATATACTTTACAGTTACGAGGACCAGCTGATAATATTGACTGGATACCGGTGTTATTACCAAGAAACATTAAGTTTATCATTTCTGTGACAGAAAACACCACTGCCATTACAAACGTTCAAAATAAACTTCAAGATACCGCTGTTTTTGTTCAAGTGAGAAATCTACCACTGCCTATATATtttcttcgctttttttttattactcctggcgcagaagtaATAGCAATATTTTGATCTCGTTCAGATACCTGAATTACGAGATAACGAATCGGAAACGATACTTTACACTTTGATCGCCGAATCCGATGATTTATCTTGTGCTCAGTTACCGGAAAAAATTCGTTCCGCTGTTAAAGAAAGTTCGCTGCCATTTTACATCAAAGTAAGCTCttcatttcaaaagaaatcacTTTATCATTCAGATAAATGtattaatattttctaaataATGTGCTTTATATTTTCAGATAATCGCCAATCAGTATTCTTGGTTAAAAagtgattcattgaaaatttattcgaaaactgAAATGGATGTTCAGGTCAATCAAATGTTAGACgctttagaaaaaatattaggCAAAGCTAGGGTAAGTAAAATTtaagtttttcgtttttttttttttttttttttttttttaaagttcagaattaaaataatatgtatgatTTGCAAAAGAAATATTATTGATGTGTTTCAATGCTCTGTGATGATTCTTTTAGGTGGAATTAGCTTTGGCTCTTCTGGTAGCAGCACGATTCGGTTTAACGGATTCTGAAATGTTGGATATACTATGTTTCGAAGACTTATTCCATAACGATTCGTACcaaggtacctatattaaattATACATACCTGCTTATCTAAATCCCTTCCAATTGTATAATTCCTTCACGACCTATTTTATTCGCAGTCGTTTGGGCTCCAGCTTGTATATTTTGGTCGGAATTCAACAAATACATGCGTTCGTTTCTACGCTGGTTCCACACCACGGATAACATCACTTTAGCTTTACAACACGAACTAATGCGCGAAACCGTAGAAAAACGTtacaaatataaaattaatcaaGCGAGACAACttttacatacttattttaCGGTGAGTTGaagatacctactcaaaatttatacattttCTTGGCACAATGCCCTTGTATctactatacgagtacgagtaggtactgtATAGCTTTTAAACTCTCAGCTGTCCCGCTGCGAATATACTTATGCAACGTGCTTTACTTACTAAAGTGGAATGTGTTAAAATGCTTTCGTTTAGTAGGTATACGAATACTTacattcataaattttattccaGGGTTCGCTATGGGAtagttctgaaaaattgaaaatcggcGCCAGAGTTTTAAGTCAGCCAATGaagtataaaaatttgtaagtcgACATTCGCTGTACACGTTGTGATAATTTACgaggaaatttttctcatatttttactcgtgttcttttgtttttttttgtttttttcctgttCTTTGTTCTTCGTTCACCTTTGGCGCAGTTATAACACTCGTAAATTCGAAGAGTTGCCGTTCCACGAGTATAAACTTTTCAACACGTTACAAAAGCATTTCTTAGAAGATCATACGTGGCTGTATAGCAAAGTGTGCGCTTGTTCTGTGTACCaggtaaattaatttattcgaaGTGGAATAATTGACGTTAGGTTAACAGCATTTGATTTTCTTTGCTGCTTTTTTTCACggttcaaagtgttcttattgTTTGGATTGGAAAAGAAACCTTAGAAATTGACTCTTTTAAACTGTTGTTTACGTTTTGCGAGTTATAAAGAAGACACGGGTGAGAGGAATGAAAGTATGTAGAGGTGGAGGAaaatcttcgtaattttttgcaaaacaaaacAGCAAGCTTGtaccttaaaattgaaaaattttcacagtgaaaattgaaactacAAGGTAGAtggccattaaaaaaaaaaaaaaaaggcattgaAGATCTCttattttagtacctacctagttaactaagtattctttttttaaagaaatttattttgcgATGAAATCCTCAAAACTGGTACTATATCACTTTAACTCGTACAAAGAAAAAACAGGAGCTaataggtcaaaattttgatcaaaagtgAACTGCAGCGTTTAGTTTGaacatcaaattattttttcgatccagTCTTTCAGACCTCTCTACCCTAGCTCTTTCCTTGACATTCTAACtatcaaaattctcagaaaatcgAAAACGATTCAAAGCTCGTTTTTTCGGTATAATTCTCAATGacccccccctctccccaattcCTCACTAATTTGAAGGCACTGAGTTTCAATATTTAGTTCAGTGagtactaatttttttattaatacaaCATCTCGATGTcccttgaaaaatttacccaGAATTGGGAACTCTTGAATGCTACAGATAGGTCAATTTCCGAGTGACTTGCCAGTTGGGGTCATtacacgtcaattggaccaagaagtggtagggggttcggggatttttttgaaatttttcctgtggaaagaccttccgaagggatgaccaatggcacaaatcgcagcactctagcccatttttaaaggcagccaggggttgtcaaagttttcagttaacctaaaatatcatccatttcagcaatggattactcgataatcgcgatacctatctatcaaaatggaacattttcccatagttaggggttttgaaaggctttttggtgatatcataaaaatcagtgttggcactttttttcgtataaaaaattagctcaagaagtttcaaaacgtagttttcatatcgttccaactctcaaaaattctgaaaaaaatatattatagacaacttttcatgctgaacaacataatattataaaattgggatggtaccatgttgcaaagttgatttaaaaaaattcaaagtttgcgaaaaaatgcgattttttgatttaaaacatgaaaaaaagttttgataggtgaagttgacccatttgacccctatttttatgtatctgttgagaaagttgaaaaacccctttcattcgatgaaataaactcctcacaaaaaaatcaaaatttgaaaaaattcaaaaaataaacgaatttttatttttttgttgtgagtgtaatttttatcaaatttttcatgaaatacgtcagaaagaggtcaaaataagacaactgaataaatttaaagttcttttgatgtttgaaattgaaatttgaattttttcgaattttgatttttttgtgaggagttcatttcattgagtgaaagggttttactttttcatcagatacgtaaaaataggggtcaaatgggtcaaatgggtcaacttcgcctatcaaaactttttttcatgttttaaatcaaaaaaatcgcatttttttcgcaaactttaaattttttaaaatcaactttgcatcATGgcaccatcccaatttttttatatgttgttcaacatgaaaaagtgttcataatatattttttactgaatttttgagagtcggaacgatgtgaaaactacgtttcgaaactttttgagctaattttttgtacgaaaaaaagtggcaacactgatttttatgatatcaccaaaaagccttttaaaacccctaattatgggaaaatgttccattttggtagatatcgcggttatcgagtaatccactgctgaaatggatgatatttcaagttcactgaaaactttgacaccccctggctgcctttaaaaatgggctagagtgctgcgatttgcgccattggtcatcccttcgaaaggtctttccacaggagaaatttcaaaaaaatcgccgaacccccaccacttcttggtccaattgacgtggaatgacccagttgCCAGATTAAATTGAcagatgatttgaaaaaatacgtgaaaacATCATCGAGGTGTCCACGTTTGATTTAAACGAGACCACGATTTTTGCAAAGAGAGTAGTCtgcatctccccccccccctcatcaaagtttcagcctcccaaattgattttttgatttttatgaactttgGAAACTCACTAGGtatttttagggttcccccaccacggggaaccctattaaaatcgctaTGGAGAATTCAGCGCCCCGCGTTATTTAGAAAGGTGTCTGATGTGATGCGTATTACGCTACCCATAAGACACCTTTTTACGTGCTTAgtgtttttcagtttcttcaacaACACTCGTTGCTACGCATTTTCAACTTCGTTTTTATCAGCCAACAATTATTACTgtttattcaataaatttttctattagccgcacattccaattcaattttttaattttttttttgatttcaaattaaattaaaaaagtgtttacaatgaaggaaaatttcaaaaatttgtaaataccTAAATGGAAATTTATAAGTTGTAGCCTTTGTAGTTGATGAATgacattttcaaactgaaagCTTATTATCAAAATTAGTAGGTCTGCTGTTGGCGTTGttgttaccaaaaaattgtgatttgagTCGTACTATGTGAATTACCTTTCCATTTTTCGCATTGGTGGAAGTATGAGCGGATATTACATACCTTCAATTCAATATTCAAAGACTCGAATCTTTGACAACAATTATGAATTATCATTTTCTATTCGGCCAATCTCACTCAACAAATCTTTGAAACCCccaaataatattcaattaataattcgaaaaaattttatcaatgatttTCGATTTATATTTATGCCAGTGTAGTGAGTAGTGACACAGGGAAATAGCCATGAAATATGAACTATGaagttgaacaaaaatgttCCGAGCACGCGAATTTtgcttttgaagttttgaattttattttcaaacaaattaatttttcacgtttgtgaaaaagaaatagaaaatctgccaaaatgcAGGTccaaataatttggaaaacaaTTCGAATATTCCCGAtcacaaattatgaaattattattaagtagaggtacctaataactcaatttttttttgaaataccattttcaattttcattgacaTCTCATCGTGTTTATAAAAAGTAAGTACTCAAATTAATTAATAGAAAGGcgttttaaataggtatttttttatggtATCAACTTTACGGGGAATCCGTTGCCAGGTCACCTGTGACCTTGCttgtttctttcaaaaagaATGTAGgaattatttattcaataaaaatgattcaaattggTTTTGGAGCTGATATCAACTCCCATCGAgccaaattttacatttttcgatcattttggagcctccagtgcgattttaaatttctccagaaggcgtggaatTCATTTTGAGCATCTAAAAATTTAGATGTGACCTATTCTCTGCCTGTTTAaagagtttatccacatttggccTGGTTTCAAGGCAAACAACTCAAGTacatgtggttttttttcgtcataaggaaaaacaattaaaattttctcttcattagaaagtttttgaaatttgcacgaatggctGAGTCTGTTGACTTGAACTAACTTctcgaatccgaatttcacctTTTCgtaccattttggagcctccagcgtaattttcaattcctccagaattttaaaatgtcttcATAAGgagtggaaattaatttgggaagctaaaaatcgagttgtggcttacgacaaaatttgtaaaaaatgtaatatttacccatttcaaacattttgaggGCATTAACTCCTTTCCCCCTCGCTTTGTCCAAGTTCGTCTCAAAATACTCATACTTTTAAATTACATACATACCTAATATGTAtacttatgtacatacaaattaAAAGATtttaatctcaaaaaaaagattcgtgcaatttttgaaatttttaaaatttggcacTACATGATCCCTCAGCCCCCAAAAATGGATTCTTTAGATTCGAAATTATTCCTTGAATGTCCATCTCAAACGAATTATCAAGTTTCATGCTCAAAAAAGGTCATCGAGATCAGAAATTACAcacagatgaattttttatgggGCGGTGGGGGGTAGAAGAAacaaatattcttttttttcctagttgcaaaattatatttttggcTCGAGTAGGTGTGAAATAATATTGTATACCTGATAGCATCACCATCGTGACGTCATACGCCTCAAGTGAtgcatatttacggcaaactgagtaggcaacttattctaCATCGCTTTCATTtacaaaaatacgtatttacggcgaactgggtaGGCAATTTATTTAACACGATTTTTTATAACGGATTTTCGAGGAGAATAGATTAttatctaattaatttttttcaatttcaacgtttcgaccaaaaataaaattagaaattcaatttcataaattcaGAGAATGAGTGCAACGCTTATGTAGCCTATTTTAAAATCTGCacatttttcttccatttttttggtgcacctatcacgttgaaatttttttttgaaaaagtctaaAATAGGtaatccattttcataatttcttctTTCCGCTGAATAATTTTCAGCATCTTTCCATCTTGTATGTGTTAGTTGTTCGTGTTCgtaaattgttttaaaaatatttttttttaaatttcaggcACTGGAAGAcgtaaaactagaaaaattgagCAGAAAAGAAGCCGATGTTAACCTAATCCTAATACAGATGTTCTTAGAAGAATACGCTCCCGCTTTGCATTACGACGGAcgtcaattttattctcaattattgaaatttctcaacgaCTACAAAAGGAAATTTCTCTCGAATACTAGTCCTTTTTATAATACAATCAAAACCGTTATTAAAAAACCTCCGATATATTCTCTGCTATCATATTCAGACTGTTTAGAAGATCCTAATCCTGCtggtacattttttattcacttccaACCTCTTTTTTTTAGTGTAGGTATAGTAATTCATCTTTATGTTTTTTATGCTATCTTCGGTAGATAATTCAGAACCGTTGGAAAGTATCGAAAAACCAAAGAATATTAAAGGTTATCAATTCGATGTAATTAAAAGGATCGAATTTCTGCCTGATTTCATAGTTACCGTTTCAACTGACATGCAAGAGATATCAGTTTGGGATGTGACCAAGTAAATTATTCAACGTGATCTTAAAACCGATTcggattacaatttttttcttttttaattttactaatcatgaaattttatcattttttacagttgtcaattagtgaggaaattgaaaaatgtacccCAGCCTATGGCTTTGGAGATGATTGATCAATTTCGTTGCGTTGTTTTGTGTAACAGAGAATTAAGGATTTACGACTTGAATACCGGAGAACTAGTCAGTAAATTAAAAGGTATGTAAATTAATCGAGCTacttaatattcaaaaatgaattttttatttatttttttgaaattattttcgcaGGTgtaatgaatcaaaaaatgccTTATTTCGGTCTACACGATTCTAGTCATTTAGTTGCATTATCCAGGAATCGAATGTACGTTAATTTAATGAATCTGGAAAGCGGAGATTTAGTCACTTCGTTTAAAGCCGGAGAAGATCGTTTTCTCAATTCGTTGTTGGTTTCTGGAAATGGAAAGTACGTTATAGtcttattgatatttttatataGTAATTAATTATCgatgtgaaaattaaaattgaattatttgtaGGATTTTAGTTTGCGGTGACGAAACCCAAAAACCGTTCCCTTTGTTGGTATGGAATCTGGCGTCTCGTAAATTGCTGTACGATTTGAGAATAGCTCATCACGACTTCCTTACTAAATTAGCTGCCATTACCTACGAGGGGAATTTCGTCTGTTGTGTGGCCAAGGTAAAGAAACTTTGCTCTTTAAATGATCAATGTCGAATAATTCGTTagaatatatgtacttatcaaCTCGTCGAACGATTGTTTTCATATAGGAGGTGGATGAACCTAGCCCGAATTTCATCGTAGTTTACGATTTACAATCAGGAACGTTGTTCAAGAAATGGAAACCAGGAGTTAATTGCGTATCTTTAGACATATCGTCAAAAGACAGCTGCGTTTTGAGTGGTCATCAAAATGGAGCTATTTCTATCTGGGATCTGATCACAGGTACCTACCTTCTTTACTTCGAAACATCTTCGATACAAATAAACTCCTTCGATCTATATTTCTAATACGATTCATCTTATTCAGGTGCTTGCAAATGGATGCTGGAAGGTCACACAGCACCGGTAACCCATTTACGTTTGGATGCAGTAGGAGGAGCATTTTTATCGACCGATTCCAGCGGTCGAGATAAATCCATTCGACTCTGGAACCTTACGAACGGTTtgttaaaataatatttcatcaataCACTACTTATACTGAAACATCGAGCattaatttgacaattttttttcaaaccaggCGAACTGACAGCGATCTTCACTCCTAGCAAGACGATCACAGCATCCGAGATCCTGTCAGGAGGCAAATACGTAGTGATCGCAATGGAAGGTTCCTCGAAACTGAGCATTTTGCATTTAACCGGTCCAACGactgaacaatttttatgcTTTGATGAACCAACGTTATCTGCACCTAGTCGCGAATACGGTATCGAACAAAATTACGGAAAAGTATTCGATTTAAATTATCCGGCCGCTGATCGGTGACAGGAAGAAAATGTTTAACCTTCGAAATGATCTCTTTCTATACAAATAAATCTAGATTTGTTAGTTTTCGTTACCAAAAAATCGTGTGAATTTCATGTTTCTTTTATTAGGATACTATTATTTTACtcttactacttttttttcggttttattttttttttaaatacactttttcttccttttttcaattgttttttttatttatttatttaacgAGGATGTTTTGGATCAGATGCGAAGCGTTGAACAGCGATACATGATCCAGATATTGAAATTTAGGGCTTGTAAATCATTCTACTGTTCAACATTCCGCTGAAAACAATAGTAATAGACGACTTGAGGAATCAATATTTGCAATGTTTTCAATCATTGTTATTAATTTATGCAGAAACTCGTTGGAAActctaaaaaagttgaattggaGTAGTTTTCGAGTCAAGTAATCGTCTCCAGAcaccaaacaaaatttttattaaaaaaaaaaaacgctcgtTATGatatttttcctgaaaatttgatttttttccatttttctataATTCACAAATTGGTCACTTTATTTTCGAAACAACCCTCCATGAATTTCGTACCAACCACACAAAACGATCCAGAATGATACCCATTGAGCATCGAGAAAAGTTACTTTGGtactgctgaagttcattttatggcctttccagagtgatttgaagtttctggggagaatttaaaaattgctcgaggctccagaatcgcCCAAAAACCAGTACttagttgttgatgtgtggaagttgaattgaaggaattttcCATACCTATTGGTTTactttactaaaaaaattcattggcatattttaataaaaaaatttaaaaatcgccctcgaaccagtttttgaaaattttaattattttaacagTGAAGAAATGCCCCGTCCCGTCCGTAGAAATAAATCAAAGACTTTCAAATTTTCCTAATCTACTCAGTCAATTAAAAAGATATCTTCGTCAACaagaaattatcaattaaaatatttcaaagatgGCCGCTTGAACCTATTTACTTATCATATCTACGTATTAtcaatcgaatatttttttgtcagatAAGGGGGAAAACAGGAGAATTTTGAGAGGAGGACAgtagaacatgaaaaattttacaaataagaGGGGAAAAGCTAAACTAACGAGACAgtggtatttttattcaaaaaagggggaaacttcattttgaacatCCCATCACTGTCAgtaatcgatttatttttttaactaaaatttattcattattacTAACTTGtacttttgttaaaaataaaatacataaatttttaatttacttacttgCTGACGTTGTGTTCCTTGAAATCGTCAAAAGATGCGCTGGTTAGTATTCGCGATTGGAATGATCTcgatgaatttgattttaaatgcAGGTAACACGATAATCTTTGCTCTCACATCTTGAATCATGGCAGTGTGAGGTGTAAAATAATGATCTTAAATCGTTTACTAATACTGTTTTAGTTCTAACTGAGCAAAAACTCATCaccgacgaagaagaagaagcgcTTCGCGATTCGAAATTTGATTTGGAAAATGTCGTTCCGTTGGCaataagaaaaggaaaaaaaatcctcgacAATAATGAGAAAGATTCGCAGGATGGTGACTGAGTACcttgaaatgttgaataaaaattccgTTGGCGAGCTAGGAAGCagcgataaattttcaatttcattctaattttaaaatactaaGAGACCGATTTCTAGCTGTTGATTAAGTGATGTCTTATTTCAGTCGAGATACCACCTCACCCTCATTTCTCAACTTCGAGGTTCGAGAACTTTATAGGGGATAAAGTTGtaaatgaatgagaaaaaagGCAACTGCAGTGCCTTCGATACATTTAGgacaatttttgattcatttatgGAAAGATATCATGAAACTCAACTATGTAATTCAACATATGTATTGTATTTTCATGTGtaatttattcatatttatAATATTTGCACTACAAGAAATGACTTTTTATGTACTtctagggtgtaccttattttgcgAAGTTGGAATTTATTTTCCACTTCcaacctccccccctcccctccctctgTAAAAAAcctagattgaaaaaaaaaacaaaaaattggggggaaaaagttcaatttatgaaatttttttatttctgcacctgaatttttctaaataatccccttttcaagaaaaaactttccctgacccttcaaaccatattggtcTCCTAGTAAAGAGCTCCTCAAGGttgcaaaaaatcacaaaaaatgagaataaatcaaaatcagggaaatttttttcaaaatatctcatttccgtATTAGAATTGTTCCACAACCCCCTTCTTAAGAAAAAACCTTTGTTGGGCCTTTACATGACGTTGGCTCTCTTGTATAAAGCCCACCCtcaaatgggaaaaaataaaaaaatatgaaaaattgatgtctgtagaaattatttgaaaatttttcatttaaggacgtaatctttctgaataagcactttttcatgaaaaacctTCACTCGGCCTCCCTATAAGCCCCTCAGGTTCAacaaaatcgacaaaaaaataagtaattattCATATctgcacaaattttttgaaaatgtttcatttccgAGCAGAGCTTAACCtacttttaaatttatttaggatatttttatttcattttatgacCACTTGTTTGAGAAAAGATGTTGATTCCCTTGTATGaaacccaaaaattgaaaaaatgaaaaattgatgtctgtaggtacaaattacatacctatttgtatttgaaaatttttcatctctgagcagaaTGCTTCCAGATATGTAATTCTTGTCAGTGTCTATTCCAAACGGGTTTGAACAAACACACTGATCAAaaccagtgtctgtcacaaacactgg encodes:
- the LOC135835184 gene encoding NACHT domain- and WD repeat-containing protein 1, producing the protein MGNTCSTRHRDKDNASLHSEEYQLSNKRKSSSDSKTGDRRPSVKSNLQSGVILKVSTASAPGSEDDHRRDSATIIQQQQQQQQQRKNGSICVSSHKDMACGKPLKPVISSQATTPDRNLYLPEDINELSDTHKQLLLGVVPVSKPILKAKKIVIYVCAADPEECHVEKTVLHGSVYPELRKICRQEGYELHMADLHWKTLLEKRRDHKFPELCIFELNRQSETSYIVPVIFLSNSWGTSLLPKTIECEDFENTLQRTNNKELLKKWYKLDKECQPTCYRLQSIEQHIPGFKEDNSAEVEKALKEWNNEVENMLLTLVSSFNQELRDTYFSTTVEQEIHNTMRMSQELTKHSIWLHRINNKQDSDDNESCPIRQENKRRLNLLLNELKNELSEKNIIKLTDATNEDQIKTLILPQFTSIMRSIIDDDRLKAGSKASYFGVDRSLLRELMIQTIFCQKAAAAHSISNYHNIVNILKNYVLAEDERGLMVIHGLSGCGKTTVLARLLLNCQTLLPNLAVIFRFVNISTESSSLELLLHSILSQIHYVITGRQFWEPHSISKYVELFPKLLSLASENRPVLIVIDGLDQLRGPADNIDWIPVLLPRNIKFIISVTENTTAITNVQNKLQDTAVFVQIPELRDNESETILYTLIAESDDLSCAQLPEKIRSAVKESSLPFYIKIIANQYSWLKSDSLKIYSKTEMDVQVNQMLDALEKILGKARVELALALLVAARFGLTDSEMLDILCFEDLFHNDSYQVVWAPACIFWSEFNKYMRSFLRWFHTTDNITLALQHELMRETVEKRYKYKINQARQLLHTYFTGSLWDSSEKLKIGARVLSQPMKYKNFYNTRKFEELPFHEYKLFNTLQKHFLEDHTWLYSKVCACSVYQALEDVKLEKLSRKEADVNLILIQMFLEEYAPALHYDGRQFYSQLLKFLNDYKRKFLSNTSPFYNTIKTVIKKPPIYSLLSYSDCLEDPNPADNSEPLESIEKPKNIKGYQFDVIKRIEFLPDFIVTVSTDMQEISVWDVTNCQLVRKLKNVPQPMALEMIDQFRCVVLCNRELRIYDLNTGELVSKLKGVMNQKMPYFGLHDSSHLVALSRNRMYVNLMNLESGDLVTSFKAGEDRFLNSLLVSGNGKILVCGDETQKPFPLLVWNLASRKLLYDLRIAHHDFLTKLAAITYEGNFVCCVAKEVDEPSPNFIVVYDLQSGTLFKKWKPGVNCVSLDISSKDSCVLSGHQNGAISIWDLITGACKWMLEGHTAPVTHLRLDAVGGAFLSTDSSGRDKSIRLWNLTNGELTAIFTPSKTITASEILSGGKYVVIAMEGSSKLSILHLTGPTTEQFLCFDEPTLSAPSREYGIEQNYGKVFDLNYPAADR